Proteins encoded by one window of Streptomyces sp. NBC_01571:
- a CDS encoding ISAs1 family transposase has protein sequence MRLGPLDAGQVADLRSYLDAVPDPRSRRGRWYSLTAILLVCACAAVSGARSIEELAEWGQRASNALLVVIGIRRHLLGWRRTPSPATIGRVLGTVDGDALDRAVGAYLADRHRVATEPAHRPSPSASGRPCVIAVDGKTLKGSARLTAKRRHLLSAVTHAPVVTLAQVEVGAKTNETTHFQPLLAPLDLAGTVVTFDALHSVKANVSWLVETKKAHYIAVIKTNQPTAHSQLADLPWRDIPVQHTASTTGHGRRESRSIKTCAVPDELGGISFPHGRLAIRVHRRRKQTGQRETRESLYAVTSLDAHQTGPAGLATAIRGHWGIENSSHHIRDVTFAEDASTVHTGTAPRAMATLRNLAIGVLKTLGSDNIAKTTRAIRNEPERALHILGITTEPDTYGT, from the coding sequence ATGAGGCTGGGTCCGCTGGACGCCGGTCAGGTCGCCGATCTGCGTTCCTACCTCGATGCGGTGCCCGATCCGCGCTCGCGGCGGGGCCGTTGGTACTCACTGACCGCGATCTTGCTGGTGTGCGCCTGTGCGGCCGTGTCGGGAGCGAGGAGCATCGAGGAACTCGCCGAGTGGGGCCAGCGCGCCTCGAACGCACTCCTGGTAGTGATCGGGATCCGGCGTCACCTGCTCGGCTGGCGACGCACTCCGTCACCGGCCACGATCGGCCGGGTGCTGGGGACCGTTGACGGTGACGCCCTGGACCGGGCGGTGGGCGCCTACCTCGCCGACCGGCACCGCGTCGCCACCGAGCCGGCCCACAGGCCATCGCCCTCGGCGTCCGGGCGGCCGTGTGTGATCGCTGTCGACGGCAAGACACTCAAGGGATCAGCCCGTCTGACCGCGAAGCGCCGGCATCTGCTCTCCGCGGTCACCCACGCCCCGGTCGTCACCCTCGCGCAGGTGGAAGTGGGCGCGAAGACGAACGAAACCACACATTTCCAACCGCTCCTGGCACCGCTGGACCTGGCCGGCACCGTCGTCACCTTCGACGCGCTGCACTCGGTCAAGGCGAACGTCTCCTGGCTGGTCGAGACGAAGAAGGCCCACTACATCGCCGTGATCAAGACCAACCAGCCGACCGCCCACAGCCAGCTCGCGGACCTGCCGTGGCGCGATATTCCCGTCCAGCACACCGCCTCCACCACCGGGCACGGCAGGCGCGAGTCCCGCTCGATCAAGACCTGCGCCGTCCCGGACGAACTCGGCGGGATCTCCTTCCCCCACGGCCGCCTGGCCATCCGTGTCCACCGCCGCCGCAAGCAAACCGGCCAGCGCGAGACCCGGGAGAGCCTCTACGCCGTCACCAGCCTCGACGCCCACCAGACCGGCCCCGCCGGCCTTGCCACCGCGATCCGCGGGCACTGGGGGATCGAGAACTCCTCACACCACATCAGGGACGTCACCTTCGCCGAAGACGCCTCCACCGTCCACACCGGCACCGCACCCCGCGCCATGGCAACCCTCCGCAACCTCGCCATCGGCGTCCTGAAGACCCTCGGATCCGACAACATCGCCAAAACCACCCGAGCGATTCGAAACGAACCCGAACGAGCACTCCACATCCTGGGCATCACAACCGAACCAGACACCTACGGAACTTGA
- a CDS encoding DUF2399 domain-containing protein, translating to MSPTASGRADCPQQLCHNGACRNADLTTLLSPDVRWLWEQIARRADQRGDAAMDSRTITVTPPDASAQRAAVVGLLAPRPLPAGRTHRIDLQRFTHALQRRGPHLTPGAVAAQSLGRSLAHRVADKARLTARLTTLQHLRSRLARALPPTAPLRPDDTGWDSLRRRGSLARLLQHPNPERLLTTAFAVLHQLPVSARADRRLLAHAAAGNPHALDAGTELAALVLAEAATARADAGASTSARDAWDRLGVDLDTFTGGLLTLGVHPTGWHIPPGQPNVLIPWVLHRAVWPAPWHSEDRWVFLTENPSVAAAALNGVPGTVRLLCTVGTPSRTELDAVARLAAAGWRIAVRADFDCAGVALVRAVLATVPQAVVWRMTAADYTASLHPEPFEPGVLDADCLGETPWDPALATAMRASGRPAYEEALIEELLADLRRAYPSWRCEVSGHS from the coding sequence ATGAGCCCCACTGCCAGCGGCCGGGCCGACTGCCCTCAGCAGCTCTGCCACAACGGGGCATGCCGGAATGCCGATCTGACCACTCTGCTCTCACCCGACGTGCGATGGCTGTGGGAGCAGATCGCCCGGCGAGCCGACCAGCGCGGGGACGCCGCCATGGACAGCCGCACGATCACGGTCACCCCACCGGACGCCTCCGCGCAGCGTGCCGCCGTCGTCGGACTGCTGGCCCCGCGCCCGCTGCCCGCCGGCCGCACCCACCGCATCGACCTGCAGCGGTTCACCCACGCTCTGCAGCGCCGGGGACCGCACCTGACACCGGGCGCGGTGGCCGCCCAATCACTCGGCAGGTCCCTGGCCCACCGCGTCGCCGACAAGGCCCGGCTCACCGCCCGCCTCACCACCCTGCAGCACCTGCGCAGCCGCCTGGCGCGCGCCCTGCCCCCCACCGCGCCGTTGCGGCCGGACGACACCGGCTGGGACAGCCTGCGCCGCCGCGGCAGCCTCGCCCGCCTCCTGCAGCACCCGAACCCCGAGCGGCTGCTGACAACCGCCTTCGCCGTCCTGCACCAGCTGCCCGTCTCGGCACGCGCCGACCGGCGCCTCCTGGCCCACGCGGCCGCCGGCAACCCTCACGCCCTGGACGCCGGAACCGAGCTGGCAGCGCTCGTCCTCGCCGAAGCCGCCACAGCCCGGGCCGACGCCGGGGCCAGCACCTCGGCCCGGGATGCCTGGGACCGGCTCGGTGTCGACCTCGACACCTTCACCGGCGGACTGCTCACCCTGGGTGTCCATCCCACCGGCTGGCACATCCCTCCGGGCCAGCCCAACGTCCTGATCCCGTGGGTGCTGCACCGCGCCGTCTGGCCCGCTCCCTGGCACAGCGAGGACCGGTGGGTCTTCCTCACCGAGAACCCCTCGGTCGCCGCCGCGGCCCTGAACGGCGTCCCGGGCACCGTACGGCTGCTGTGCACAGTGGGGACGCCATCGCGTACGGAACTGGACGCCGTCGCACGCCTGGCGGCGGCGGGGTGGCGCATCGCCGTGCGGGCCGACTTCGACTGCGCGGGCGTCGCCCTCGTACGCGCCGTCCTCGCCACCGTCCCCCAAGCCGTGGTGTGGCGCATGACAGCCGCCGACTACACCGCCAGCCTGCACCCAGAACCCTTCGAACCAGGCGTCCTGGACGCCGACTGTCTCGGCGAGACCCCGTGGGACCCCGCGCTCGCCACCGCCATGCGCGCATCCGGACGGCCTGCCTACGAGGAGGCACTCATCGAGGAGCTACTCGCCGACCTCCGCCGCGCATACCCGTCCTGGCGTTGTGAGGTCTCAGGACACTCTTGA
- a CDS encoding ISAs1 family transposase, which translates to MRLGPLDAGQVADLRSYLDAVPDPRSRRGRWYSLTAILLVCACAAVSGARSIEELAEWGQRASNALLVVIGIRRHLLGWRRTPSPATIGRVLGTVDGDALDRAVGAYLADRHRVATEPAHRPSPSASGRPCVIAVDGKTLKGSARLTAKRRHLLSAVTHAPVVTLAQVEVGAKTNETTHFQPLLAPLDLAGTVVTFDALHSVKANVSWLVETKKAHYIAVIKTNQPTAHSQLADLPWRDIPVQHTASTTGHGRRESRSIKTCAVPDELGGISFPHGRLAIRVHRRRKQTGQRETRESLYAVTSLDAHQTGPAGLATAIRGHWGIENSSHHIRDVTFAEDASTVHTGTAPRAMATLRNLAIGVLKTLGSDQGGCKFRGGEGWPGCRRLGWIAGQARVS; encoded by the coding sequence ATGAGGCTGGGTCCGCTGGACGCCGGTCAGGTCGCCGATCTGCGTTCCTACCTCGATGCGGTGCCCGATCCGCGCTCGCGGCGGGGCCGTTGGTACTCACTGACCGCGATCTTGCTGGTGTGCGCCTGTGCGGCCGTGTCGGGAGCGAGGAGCATCGAGGAACTCGCCGAGTGGGGCCAGCGCGCCTCGAACGCACTCCTGGTAGTGATCGGGATCCGGCGTCACCTGCTCGGCTGGCGACGCACTCCGTCACCGGCCACGATCGGCCGGGTGCTGGGGACCGTTGACGGTGACGCCCTGGACCGGGCGGTGGGCGCCTACCTCGCCGACCGGCACCGCGTCGCCACCGAGCCGGCCCACAGGCCATCGCCCTCGGCGTCCGGGCGGCCGTGTGTGATCGCTGTCGACGGCAAGACACTCAAGGGATCAGCCCGTCTGACCGCGAAGCGCCGGCATCTGCTCTCCGCGGTCACCCACGCCCCGGTCGTCACCCTCGCGCAGGTGGAAGTGGGCGCGAAGACGAACGAAACCACACATTTCCAACCGCTCCTGGCACCGCTGGACCTGGCCGGCACCGTCGTCACCTTCGACGCGCTGCACTCGGTCAAGGCGAACGTCTCCTGGCTGGTCGAGACGAAGAAGGCCCACTACATCGCCGTGATCAAGACCAACCAGCCGACCGCCCACAGCCAGCTCGCGGACCTGCCGTGGCGCGATATTCCCGTCCAGCACACCGCCTCCACCACCGGGCACGGCAGGCGCGAGTCCCGCTCGATCAAGACCTGCGCCGTCCCGGACGAACTCGGCGGGATCTCCTTCCCCCACGGCCGCCTGGCCATCCGTGTCCACCGCCGCCGCAAGCAAACCGGCCAGCGCGAGACCCGGGAGAGCCTCTACGCCGTCACCAGCCTCGACGCCCACCAGACCGGCCCCGCCGGCCTTGCCACCGCGATCCGCGGGCACTGGGGGATCGAGAACTCCTCACACCACATCAGGGACGTCACCTTCGCCGAAGACGCCTCCACCGTCCACACCGGCACCGCACCCCGCGCCATGGCAACCCTCCGCAACCTCGCCATCGGCGTCCTGAAGACCCTCGGATCCGACCAGGGCGGCTGCAAGTTCCGGGGTGGTGAGGGTTGGCCGGGCTGTCGTCGGTTGGGGTGGATAGCAGGGCAGGCACGGGTTTCGTGA